Proteins from one Ranitomeya variabilis isolate aRanVar5 chromosome 1, aRanVar5.hap1, whole genome shotgun sequence genomic window:
- the LOC143797167 gene encoding uncharacterized protein LOC143797167 gives MDYEQQQPFWSIYSASTYCENASSTVCVSCKRSEAICRIVRDQAAAACLQCSLHNRNLLIPNLQGNPPQKLAKVTKKVVEKGKKKKQPRRLSSPHLKVSKQPAKKRRNIAVDEEPLDIENETLITLVEANLSIWDQSDSSHHDIIKNQKLWEKIICQLDPGYLDKSASSKRKIADAVHTRWRSIRDRFVRDFCSSQNTPSGSGGKRVTPYVHYEQLLFLQKTSQRSTICSTDAPREA, from the exons ATGGATTACGAGCAACAGCAG CCATTTTGGAGCATATACTCTGCCAGCACATATTGTGAAAACGCCAGCAGCACAGTGTGTGTGTCTTGCAAGCGAtcagaggcaat atgtcggatagtgagggatcaagcagcagcagcgtgtctgcagtgTTCTCTTCACAATCG GAATCTTCTGATCCCAAACCTGCAAGGCAACCCCCCCCAAAAATTGGCAAAAGTGACAAAGAAG GTtgttgaaaagggaaaaaaaaagaaacagcctcGCCGTCTGTCTTCACCTCACCTAAAAGTG tccaagcagcCCGCAAAAAAAAGAAGGAATATTGCAGTTGACGAGGAGCCCTTGGACATAGAGAACGAGACACTTATAACACTAGTGGAAGCAAATCTGTCCATatgggatcaaagtgacagctcccaCCACGATATTATTAAAAACCAGAAGTTGTGGGAGAAAATAATATGCCAGTTGGACCCAGGATATTTGGATAAGTCCGCATCGTCTAAgagaaaaattg CCGATGCTGTCCATACCCGGTGGAGATCCATTAGAGATCGATTTGTACGGGACTTCTGTAGCAGCCAAAACACCCCCAGTGGATCTGGTGGCAAACGGGTCACCCCTTATGTTCATTATGAGCAATTGTTGTTTCTACAGAAAACGTCCCAGCGCTC aaCGATATGCAGTACCGATGCGCCTCGAGAGGCATAG